One part of the Melospiza melodia melodia isolate bMelMel2 chromosome 3, bMelMel2.pri, whole genome shotgun sequence genome encodes these proteins:
- the HDAC2 gene encoding histone deacetylase 2, with the protein MAYSQGGGKKKVCYYYDGDIGNYYYGQGHPMKPHRIRMTHNLLLNYGLYRKMEIYRPHKATAEEMTKYHSDEYIKFLRSIRPDNMSEYSKQMQRFNVGEDCPVFDGLFEFCQLSTGGSVAGAVKLNRQQTDMAVNWAGGLHHAKKSEASGFCYVNDIVLAILELLKYHQRVLYIDIDIHHGDGVEEAFYTTDRVMTVSFHKYGEYFPGTGDLRDIGAGKGKYYAVNFPMRDGIDDESYGQIFKPIISKVMEMYQPSAVVLQCGADSLSGDRLGCFNLTVKGHAKCVEVVKTFNLPLLMLGGGGYTIRNVARCWTYETAVALDCEIPNELPYNDYFEYFGPDFKLHISPSNMTNQNTPEYMEKIKQRLFENLRMLPHAPGVQMQAIPEDAVHEDSGDEDGEDPDKRISIRASDKRIACDEEFSDSEDEGEGGRRNVADHKKGAKKARIEEDKKETEDKKADVKEEDKAKDSSGEKTDAKGAKSEQLSNP; encoded by the exons GTGATATTGGAAACTATTACTATGGACAAGGACATCCAATGAAACCTCACAGAATCCGAATGACTCACAACTTGCTGCTAAACTATGGCTTATACAGAAAAATGGAAATTTAT CGACCCCACAAAGCAACTGCTGAGGAAATGACCAAGTACCATAGTGATGAATACATCAAATTTCTCCGATCAATAAGGCCTGACAATATGTCTGAGTACAGCAAGCAAATGCAGAGAT TTAATGTTGGAGAAGATTGTCCTGTGTTTGATGGCCTGTTTGAGTTTTGTCAGCTGTCAACTGGAGGCTCTGTTG CTGGGGCAGTAAAATTGAACAGACAACAAACAGACATGGCTGTCAATTGGGCTGGGGGACTTCACCATGCCAAGAAATCGGAGGCATCTGGTTTCTGTTATGTCAATGATATTGTGCTTGCCATCCTTGAGTTACTGAA ATATCACCAAAGAGTGTTGTATATTGATATTGATATCCATCATGGTGATGGTGTTGAAGAAGCATTTTATACCACAGATCGTGTCATGACAGTATCATTCCATAAGTATGGTGAATATTTTCCAGGCACAGGGGACCTTAGG GACATTGGTGCTGGAAAAGGCAAATACTATGCTGTCAACTTTCCAATGAGGGATGGTATAGATGATGAATCGTATGGACAGATATTCAAACCA ATTATATCTAAAGTAATGGAGATGTACCAGCCTAGTGCTGTGGTATTGCAGTGTGGAGCAGATTCACTGTctggggacagactgggatgcTTTAATCTTACTGTTAAAG GTCATGCTAAATGTGTGGAAGTTGTAAAGACTTTTAACTTGCCATTGCTGATGTTGGGAGGAGGAGGCTACACAATTCGTAATGTTGCTCGATGCTGGACATATGAAACTGCTGTTGCCTTAGATTGTGAAATTCCTAATg AGTTGCCATACAATGACTACTTTGAGTATTTTGGACCAGACTTCAAGCTTCATATTAGTCCTTCAAATATGACTAATCAGAATACACCAGAATATATGGAGAAGATCAA GCAACGCTTATTTGAGAACTTGCGCATGTTACCTCACGCACCTGGCGTGCAGATGCAGGCCATTCCTGAAGATGCTGTTCATGAAGACAGTGGAGATGAGGATGGAGAAGATCCAGACAAACGCATTTCTA TTCGAGCCTCTGATAAGCGCATAGCCTGTGATGAAGAGTTTTCAGATTCTGAAGATGAAGGGGAAGGTGGACGACGAAATGTTGCAGATCATAAGAAAGGAGCGAAGAAAGCCAGAATAGAAGAAGACAAAAAGGAGACTGAGGACAAAAAAGCAG ATGTTAAGGAGGAGGATAAAGCCAAGGACAGCAGTGGTGAAAAGACAGATGCCAAAGG AGCAAAATCAGAACAGCTCAGCAACCCTTGA